A portion of the Stigmatella aurantiaca DW4/3-1 genome contains these proteins:
- a CDS encoding serine/threonine-protein kinase: MGGDDLIAQTVLSSMSSPNNTGRSDREIQEGDVLGNYQLERLLGEGSMGRVFQARHVRLGRQVALKVLRPEHARDSGFVRRFFQEARSVNQINHEHIVEIFDFVEEPDKGLVYCVMELLRGQSLAQVLKEDRLTLERIQRIGVQVCAALGAAHALGVVHRDVKPDNLFLTHRSGMVDFVKVLDFGVAKILTSEGTNGTLDGTIIGTPTYMAPEQAAGLPVDHRADIYAVGNLLYELLAGHPPFQAPAFGQLVVQIITQPPPALPDRLASGEPMPPSLAALVLRCLAKEPEARPQKLAEVTTALLMLGGVKRSDVALDEDDEDSIPTRRMKAVKTSLLRHRRAPVLIGGMAMAMLAGGLTWRGLESLWRSEAAVAVAPAPAPEPVTLDVRTVPAGARVVRADTGEPLGVTPLVKQLPRSNEALGLRVELAGHVSQEREVRLDANALLEVPLAKVPAPAVLAPVAPPSKAAPAKAASRKDIKRDELIDPFAM, encoded by the coding sequence ATGGGTGGTGACGACCTCATCGCGCAGACCGTGCTTTCCAGCATGTCCTCCCCCAACAACACGGGCCGGAGCGATAGGGAAATCCAGGAAGGGGATGTCCTGGGCAACTATCAGCTCGAACGGCTTCTGGGCGAAGGCTCCATGGGCCGGGTGTTCCAGGCGCGCCATGTGCGTCTGGGCCGGCAGGTGGCGCTCAAGGTGCTGCGTCCCGAGCATGCCCGGGACAGTGGCTTCGTGCGGCGCTTCTTCCAGGAGGCCCGCTCCGTCAACCAGATCAACCACGAGCACATCGTGGAGATCTTCGACTTCGTGGAGGAGCCGGACAAGGGGCTCGTCTACTGCGTGATGGAGCTGCTGCGCGGGCAGAGCCTCGCGCAGGTGTTGAAGGAGGACCGGTTGACGCTGGAGCGCATCCAGCGCATCGGTGTCCAGGTGTGCGCGGCGCTGGGCGCGGCGCACGCGCTGGGCGTGGTGCACCGGGACGTCAAGCCCGACAACCTCTTCCTCACCCACCGCAGCGGCATGGTGGACTTCGTCAAGGTGCTCGACTTCGGCGTGGCGAAGATCCTCACCTCCGAGGGGACGAACGGCACGCTGGACGGCACCATCATCGGAACGCCCACCTACATGGCGCCCGAGCAGGCCGCGGGGCTGCCGGTGGACCACCGCGCCGACATCTATGCCGTGGGCAACCTGCTCTATGAGTTGCTGGCGGGGCACCCCCCGTTCCAGGCCCCCGCCTTCGGGCAGCTCGTGGTGCAGATCATCACCCAGCCGCCGCCGGCGCTGCCGGACCGGCTGGCGTCCGGCGAGCCCATGCCGCCCTCGCTGGCGGCGCTGGTGCTGCGCTGCCTCGCCAAGGAGCCGGAGGCGCGGCCCCAGAAGCTCGCCGAGGTGACGACCGCGCTGCTGATGCTCGGCGGCGTGAAGCGCTCGGACGTGGCGCTGGACGAGGACGACGAGGATTCCATCCCCACCCGCCGCATGAAGGCGGTGAAGACTTCCCTGCTGCGCCACCGGCGGGCGCCGGTGCTGATCGGCGGCATGGCGATGGCGATGCTGGCAGGAGGACTCACCTGGCGGGGGCTGGAGAGCTTGTGGCGCTCGGAAGCGGCCGTGGCGGTGGCGCCCGCGCCCGCGCCGGAGCCGGTCACCCTCGATGTGCGCACGGTGCCCGCGGGGGCGCGGGTGGTGCGCGCGGACACGGGCGAGCCGCTCGGGGTGACCCCGCTGGTGAAGCAGCTGCCGAGATCCAACGAGGCCCTGGGGTTGCGGGTGGAACTGGCCGGTCACGTCTCTCAGGAGCGTGAGGTGCGCCTGGACGCCAATGCCCTCCTCGAGGTGCCCCTGGCGAAGGTCCCGGCACCGGCGGTGCTGGCACCGGTCGCGCCGCCGTCCAAGGCCGCGCCGGCGAAGGCCGCGTCCCGGAAGGATATCAAGCGCGATGAACTCATTGATCCGTTTGCGATGTGA
- a CDS encoding PEGA domain-containing protein — translation MRTSAVGFALLLTLVLASAAQAQGMGLDLSGSEPPPSDSSDTEDTGDPSVGMDLSAESAGAELLPRVVLLGLDTPERAGAAVAGRWLRSLYGAVRGVGQAALGATLKETKERLSDGYETALKCTSASCLAEPAETLDANLLVTARLALEDEGWTLRLWTYDHDRGVVETDSLTGRSPKDAKFQQGGARLLSDRIKSLARPRAVLKVNVNVSQAVVRLGEKTLGVGSLEARVPPVESKLTVEAEEYSTYTKTLEFKPGETSSVDVYLESAGPSPEGPGDEVAATKKKKSGPSGPSIFKRPALYTAIAGLVAVGVGAFLGSDAKKVGDRAVDADGDGVIDITRGERIDAQGQAKLATALMAGGAAVTAGSVVWLVVVPTKSAPPPVAPGAGTAPASSTGLHVVFGGSF, via the coding sequence ATGCGTACTTCCGCCGTTGGCTTCGCCCTCTTGCTCACGCTGGTGCTGGCCTCCGCCGCCCAGGCCCAGGGTATGGGGCTGGACCTGTCCGGCTCCGAGCCCCCTCCCTCCGACTCGTCCGACACCGAGGACACCGGAGATCCCTCTGTCGGTATGGACCTCTCGGCCGAGTCGGCGGGCGCGGAGCTGCTGCCGCGCGTCGTCTTGCTGGGCCTGGACACGCCCGAGCGAGCGGGCGCCGCCGTCGCGGGCCGCTGGCTCCGCTCCCTGTATGGCGCTGTGCGCGGTGTCGGACAAGCGGCGCTGGGTGCCACCCTCAAGGAGACCAAGGAGCGGCTGTCGGACGGGTACGAGACGGCGCTGAAGTGCACGTCGGCCTCCTGTCTGGCCGAGCCCGCCGAGACGCTGGACGCGAACCTGCTCGTCACCGCGCGGCTGGCGCTGGAGGACGAGGGGTGGACGCTGCGGCTGTGGACGTATGACCACGACCGGGGCGTGGTGGAGACGGACTCGCTGACGGGCCGGTCGCCCAAGGACGCGAAGTTCCAGCAGGGCGGCGCCCGGTTGCTGTCCGACCGCATCAAGTCCCTGGCCCGGCCTCGGGCGGTGCTCAAGGTGAACGTCAACGTGTCGCAGGCGGTGGTGCGCTTGGGCGAGAAGACGCTGGGCGTGGGCAGCCTCGAGGCGCGGGTGCCGCCGGTCGAGTCCAAGCTCACGGTCGAGGCGGAGGAGTACTCCACCTACACGAAGACGCTGGAGTTCAAGCCCGGGGAGACGTCGTCGGTGGACGTGTACCTGGAGTCGGCGGGCCCCTCGCCCGAGGGGCCCGGGGATGAGGTGGCCGCCACGAAGAAGAAGAAGAGCGGCCCCTCGGGGCCCTCCATCTTCAAGCGGCCCGCGCTCTACACCGCCATCGCGGGGCTGGTCGCGGTGGGCGTGGGCGCCTTCCTGGGCAGCGATGCCAAGAAGGTCGGCGATCGCGCCGTGGACGCGGACGGAGATGGGGTCATTGATATCACCCGCGGCGAGCGCATTGATGCGCAAGGCCAGGCCAAGCTCGCCACGGCGCTGATGGCCGGAGGGGCCGCGGTCACGGCGGGCAGTGTGGTGTGGTTGGTGGTTGTCCCCACGAAGAGCGCGCCGCCTCCGGTGGCCCCCGGGGCGGGCACCGCGCCGGCCTCCTCCACCGGCCTTCACGTCGTCTTCGGCGGGAGCTTCTGA
- a CDS encoding M20/M25/M40 family metallo-hydrolase, which yields MREMGEAAAHWLEDRAGEMDEALGALVQVNSYTENPEGGRKLGGLLRECFAVPGLSAEVVLSARFADHLVFRSAGRPGARPVALVGHLDTVYPPGRFEGYRKDGPLRRGPGVLDMKGGLVVMAWALRALAASGGLQALPPLRLVVVSDEEVGSPEGQGVVREAIGGASACLVFEAGREGDAIITQRKGTGAVKVVAHGKAAHAGNAYAEGANALWALARFVDGAQQLTDIPRGLTVNVGRVVGGQGKNTIPDRAEADVDLRFCTREEGEDLVRRLQHLATQASQGIPGTRLELVGGVARDPLERTEASAALMAAYGRCAHASGLGHAESPRVGGGSDASTAFGLGIPSIDGLGPRGKGFHTVEEYIELETLRAKAQALARFLASWESSPPF from the coding sequence ATGCGTGAGATGGGAGAAGCGGCGGCGCACTGGCTGGAGGACAGGGCCGGTGAGATGGACGAGGCGCTCGGCGCGCTGGTGCAGGTGAACTCCTATACGGAGAACCCCGAGGGGGGCCGGAAGCTGGGAGGGCTGCTCCGGGAGTGCTTCGCGGTGCCCGGCCTGTCCGCCGAGGTGGTGCTCAGCGCCCGCTTCGCGGACCACCTCGTGTTTCGCTCCGCGGGCCGGCCCGGCGCGAGGCCGGTGGCGCTGGTAGGACATCTGGATACCGTCTATCCCCCGGGCCGGTTCGAGGGTTACCGGAAGGACGGGCCGCTGCGGCGGGGCCCCGGGGTGCTCGACATGAAGGGGGGTCTGGTCGTCATGGCCTGGGCCCTCCGGGCGCTGGCGGCCTCGGGGGGGTTGCAGGCGCTGCCGCCGCTCCGGCTGGTGGTGGTCTCGGACGAGGAGGTGGGTTCTCCCGAGGGCCAAGGCGTCGTCCGGGAGGCGATTGGCGGGGCGAGCGCGTGCCTCGTCTTCGAGGCGGGCCGGGAGGGGGATGCCATCATCACCCAGCGCAAGGGCACGGGGGCGGTGAAGGTGGTGGCCCACGGCAAGGCCGCCCATGCGGGCAACGCGTACGCCGAGGGCGCCAATGCGCTCTGGGCGCTGGCCCGCTTCGTGGACGGGGCCCAGCAGCTCACCGACATCCCGCGCGGGCTCACCGTGAACGTGGGGCGGGTGGTGGGCGGACAGGGCAAGAACACCATCCCGGATCGGGCCGAGGCGGACGTGGATCTGCGCTTCTGCACCCGGGAGGAGGGAGAGGACTTGGTGCGGCGTCTTCAGCACCTGGCCACCCAGGCCAGCCAGGGCATTCCGGGCACCCGGCTGGAGCTGGTGGGCGGTGTGGCCCGGGATCCGCTGGAGCGCACCGAGGCCTCCGCGGCGCTGATGGCCGCCTATGGCCGGTGTGCCCACGCCTCGGGGCTGGGCCACGCCGAGTCTCCCCGGGTGGGTGGGGGCTCGGATGCCAGCACCGCGTTCGGGTTGGGGATCCCTTCGATCGATGGGCTGGGCCCTCGGGGCAAGGGCTTTCACACCGTGGAGGAGTACATCGAACTGGAGACGCTGCGCGCCAAGGCCCAGGCCCTGGCGCGTTTCCTGGCCTCATGGGAGTCCTCCCCGCCCTTCTAA
- a CDS encoding host attachment protein yields the protein MSDKLWILVGNASRVRLFSANERGDDWKLLEEFRHDDSRARNTDLLEQRDNPNAGTLHGPPAEAEPNGRRDLEHDRFARELSAHLDRGVDHHVFERLVIAAPPEFLGRLRKSLSKRVLQRLVLDLDADYSNLPARELPNRVPIL from the coding sequence ATGTCGGACAAGCTCTGGATTCTGGTGGGCAATGCGAGCCGGGTGAGGCTTTTCTCCGCGAACGAGCGAGGGGATGACTGGAAGTTGCTGGAAGAGTTCCGTCACGATGACAGCCGGGCACGCAACACGGATCTCCTGGAGCAACGGGACAATCCCAACGCGGGCACGCTGCACGGCCCCCCGGCCGAGGCGGAGCCCAATGGGCGAAGGGACCTGGAACACGACCGGTTCGCCCGCGAGCTGTCCGCCCACCTGGACCGGGGCGTGGATCACCACGTCTTCGAACGGCTGGTGATTGCCGCCCCACCGGAATTCCTAGGCCGGTTGCGCAAGTCGCTCAGCAAGCGGGTGCTCCAGCGCCTGGTGCTGGACCTCGACGCGGACTACTCCAACCTGCCCGCCCGTGAGCTGCCCAACCGTGTGCCGATCCTTTAG
- a CDS encoding methyl-accepting chemotaxis protein, which translates to MTLPLLGTLKLRGRLTLYTTLLYVVPLAALGWLQFTDSRERGKLQVQDTLTLEASGLRDLVEAMLAERESNVRHWAEAPSLRAALQGGAPSEAAPELAAVLRHSPTFRGLVLFNLEGRAVAASPPGLLEAYMGRQDEVLASPWFRAALEDRMTDKGLTLQASSVFRKRVLPLAAPVDSPPEGEHPGQHRGVLMAAYDWDHLARVVTPTLERARHRSHLSFALSVRRADGTVLFEARGAPLGQGGAPLTVVVENDRRIRDVGDGWRFVAQVDPEEAYADGSRALLVNFGLTALAVVLAAMGTFLVARIVTRPLVALSGMVGRVIHDRDLSQPLPVQASKDEVGQLASAFALMLGHLRDTTASLQNGMRVLNNTVSELNQASRHQERNIARQAAALQQTQVTAQEIKQTSLLAAEKADTVLSVASRAEDVGRSGEAAITSSLGGFEGLQEQVAQMAQSIARLNERTQQIGGITQTVKDLADQSNMLALNAAIEAVRSGEHGKGFGVVAREIRSLADQSIQATERVRDILGDISQAILSTAKMTEQGYTRMEEGLGQVRASGENLRELSTIVHDNAAAVRQIAAAVSQQNAGISQIFGAVTDLSTMMNETVTSLHSTSNAARTLQEVAEQMEHVARSYRV; encoded by the coding sequence ATGACCCTCCCCCTCCTTGGCACCCTCAAGCTGCGCGGGCGCCTGACGCTGTACACCACCCTGCTGTACGTGGTGCCGCTGGCGGCGCTGGGGTGGCTTCAGTTCACGGACTCCCGCGAACGGGGGAAGCTCCAGGTCCAGGACACGCTGACCCTCGAAGCTTCGGGGCTGAGGGATCTCGTCGAGGCCATGCTCGCCGAGCGGGAGTCGAACGTGCGCCACTGGGCGGAGGCCCCCAGCCTCCGCGCGGCGCTCCAGGGCGGCGCCCCTTCCGAGGCCGCCCCGGAGCTGGCGGCCGTGCTGCGCCACTCGCCCACGTTCCGGGGCCTGGTGCTCTTCAACCTGGAGGGGCGGGCCGTCGCCGCCAGTCCCCCGGGGCTGCTCGAAGCCTACATGGGCCGGCAGGACGAGGTGCTCGCCAGTCCCTGGTTTCGCGCCGCGCTCGAGGATCGGATGACGGACAAGGGGTTGACCCTTCAAGCCTCCTCCGTCTTCCGCAAGCGCGTGCTGCCCCTGGCGGCGCCCGTGGACAGCCCGCCCGAGGGCGAGCACCCGGGCCAGCACCGCGGGGTGCTGATGGCGGCATATGACTGGGATCATCTGGCCCGCGTGGTGACCCCCACGCTCGAGCGGGCCCGCCACCGCTCCCACCTCAGCTTCGCGCTCTCGGTGCGGCGGGCGGACGGCACGGTGCTCTTCGAGGCCCGGGGAGCGCCCCTGGGCCAGGGCGGGGCGCCGCTGACCGTCGTGGTGGAGAACGACCGGCGGATCCGCGATGTGGGCGACGGGTGGCGCTTCGTGGCGCAGGTGGATCCCGAAGAGGCGTACGCGGATGGCTCCCGCGCGCTGCTGGTGAACTTCGGCCTGACGGCGCTCGCCGTGGTGCTGGCGGCCATGGGCACCTTCCTGGTGGCCCGCATCGTCACCCGTCCGCTGGTGGCGCTCAGCGGCATGGTGGGCCGCGTCATCCACGACAGGGATCTGTCCCAGCCCCTGCCCGTGCAGGCCTCGAAAGACGAGGTGGGCCAGCTCGCCAGCGCGTTCGCGCTCATGCTGGGCCACCTCCGGGACACGACGGCCAGCCTTCAGAACGGCATGCGGGTGCTCAACAACACGGTGAGCGAGCTCAACCAGGCCTCGCGCCACCAGGAGCGCAACATCGCCCGTCAGGCCGCCGCGCTCCAGCAGACGCAGGTGACGGCCCAGGAAATCAAGCAGACCTCCCTGCTGGCCGCGGAGAAGGCGGACACGGTGCTCAGCGTGGCCTCCCGCGCCGAGGACGTGGGGCGCTCGGGCGAGGCCGCCATCACCAGCAGCCTCGGGGGCTTCGAGGGCCTCCAGGAGCAAGTGGCGCAGATGGCGCAGAGCATCGCCCGGCTCAACGAGCGCACCCAGCAGATCGGCGGCATCACCCAGACGGTGAAGGACCTGGCGGATCAGTCCAACATGCTGGCGCTCAACGCCGCCATCGAGGCGGTGCGCAGCGGCGAGCACGGCAAGGGCTTTGGCGTGGTGGCGCGCGAAATCCGCTCCCTGGCGGACCAGTCCATCCAGGCCACCGAGCGCGTGCGCGACATCCTCGGGGACATCAGCCAGGCCATCCTCTCCACGGCGAAGATGACGGAGCAGGGCTACACCCGGATGGAAGAGGGCCTCGGGCAGGTGCGCGCCAGCGGCGAGAACCTGCGCGAGCTGTCCACCATCGTCCACGACAACGCCGCGGCCGTGCGGCAGATCGCCGCCGCGGTGAGCCAGCAGAACGCGGGCATCTCCCAGATTTTTGGCGCGGTGACGGACCTGTCCACGATGATGAACGAGACGGTCACCAGCCTGCACTCCACCAGCAACGCCGCGCGCACCCTGCAAGAGGTGGCCGAGCAAATGGAGCATGTGGCCCGCAGCTACCGGGTGTAG
- a CDS encoding HAD family hydrolase: MPPPRALLFDLGNVLVFHDNGLLFHRLGARAGLPPREVAQRLTGAGWTAANRGQRDAEGIRRDVCGALGVELPMEEFAPLWSSHFTVHEAVLPRVEALEGRVKRVLVSNTNVLHVAYLRPRLPLLQRFDALLMSCEVGLVKPEPAFFQLALERAGCAPHEAAFFDDLPEYVEAANALGIRGHLFTDAPTFDAQLKALGL, translated from the coding sequence ATGCCGCCCCCTCGCGCCCTCCTCTTCGACCTGGGCAACGTCCTGGTGTTCCACGACAACGGCTTGCTCTTCCACCGGCTGGGCGCCCGGGCCGGCCTGCCGCCGCGGGAAGTGGCCCAGCGGCTCACCGGCGCGGGCTGGACGGCGGCCAACCGGGGGCAAAGGGACGCGGAGGGCATCCGCCGGGACGTGTGCGGCGCGCTGGGGGTGGAGCTGCCCATGGAGGAATTCGCTCCCCTCTGGAGCAGCCACTTCACGGTGCACGAGGCGGTGCTGCCCCGCGTGGAGGCGCTGGAGGGCCGGGTGAAACGGGTGCTGGTGTCCAACACCAACGTCCTCCACGTGGCCTACCTGCGGCCCCGGTTGCCCCTGCTCCAGCGCTTCGATGCGCTGCTGATGAGCTGCGAGGTGGGCCTCGTCAAGCCCGAGCCCGCCTTCTTCCAGCTCGCCCTGGAGCGCGCGGGCTGCGCCCCGCACGAGGCCGCCTTCTTCGATGACCTGCCCGAGTATGTAGAGGCCGCCAACGCGCTCGGCATCCGCGGCCACCTCTTCACCGACGCGCCCACCTTCGACGCCCAGCTGAAGGCCCTGGGGCTCTGA
- a CDS encoding glutathione S-transferase family protein: MSEFTLVVASKNHSSWSLRTYLALTHLGVPFREVVVALDTPDTVAQVARYSPSGRLPVLLHGELVIWDSLAICEYLAELFPEARLWPQAPAARAYARSLVAEMHSGFQPLRENMWMDLRARKPGQGRAPGVAENIARIQAAWGECRARFGQGGPFLFGHFTLADAFYAPVVTRFVTYEVALDAVAQAYRDAVLALPALQAWTEAARHEPPVARYARP; this comes from the coding sequence ATGTCCGAATTCACGCTCGTCGTCGCCTCGAAGAACCATTCCTCCTGGTCGCTGCGGACCTACCTCGCGCTGACCCACCTCGGGGTGCCTTTCCGGGAGGTGGTGGTGGCGCTGGACACGCCGGACACCGTCGCACAGGTGGCCCGTTACTCGCCCAGTGGGCGCCTGCCCGTGCTGCTGCACGGGGAACTCGTTATCTGGGACTCGCTGGCCATCTGCGAGTACCTGGCGGAGTTGTTCCCCGAGGCCCGGTTGTGGCCCCAGGCGCCCGCGGCCCGCGCCTACGCGCGCTCCCTGGTGGCCGAGATGCACTCGGGCTTTCAGCCGCTGCGGGAGAACATGTGGATGGACCTGCGTGCCCGGAAGCCGGGCCAGGGGCGCGCCCCGGGCGTGGCCGAGAACATCGCCCGCATCCAGGCCGCGTGGGGCGAGTGCCGGGCCCGCTTCGGGCAAGGGGGGCCGTTTCTCTTCGGGCACTTCACCCTCGCGGATGCCTTCTACGCGCCCGTCGTCACCCGCTTCGTGACGTACGAGGTGGCGCTGGACGCGGTGGCGCAAGCCTACCGGGACGCGGTGCTGGCCCTGCCGGCGCTCCAGGCGTGGACGGAGGCGGCGAGGCACGAGCCCCCCGTGGCCCGCTACGCGCGGCCTTAA
- a CDS encoding adenylate/guanylate cyclase domain-containing protein, with amino-acid sequence MVEAPQAETRSVSAIMFTAMVSREARVPAEEVLEGELKEEHARLVRELLSRQGGREVKVTEDGFLLAFEEGLKAVQFGVALQEALRCYNAHASSERQMALRIGVHVGPVVCRGGDMFGEGVNLAARIEALARPGTLYVSEAVMKGHALPPALRLRRNALKGLRLPVEVFRIEPRGALPRPALFARVRSLIALRRARG; translated from the coding sequence ATGGTGGAGGCTCCACAAGCCGAGACTCGAAGCGTCTCGGCCATCATGTTCACGGCGATGGTGTCACGAGAGGCTCGAGTCCCAGCGGAAGAGGTTCTGGAAGGGGAGTTGAAAGAGGAACACGCCCGGTTGGTGCGGGAGTTGCTGTCCCGCCAGGGTGGGCGCGAAGTGAAGGTGACGGAAGACGGCTTCCTGCTGGCGTTCGAGGAGGGGCTGAAGGCCGTGCAATTTGGCGTGGCGCTCCAGGAGGCGCTGCGCTGTTACAACGCGCATGCTTCTTCCGAGCGGCAGATGGCGCTGCGCATCGGCGTCCACGTCGGCCCGGTGGTGTGCCGGGGAGGAGACATGTTCGGCGAGGGGGTGAACCTCGCGGCGCGCATCGAGGCGCTGGCCCGGCCCGGCACGCTCTACGTCAGCGAGGCGGTGATGAAGGGGCACGCCCTGCCTCCGGCCCTGCGCTTGCGGCGCAACGCGCTCAAGGGGCTGCGGTTGCCCGTGGAGGTGTTTCGCATCGAGCCGCGCGGGGCCCTCCCCCGGCCGGCCCTCTTCGCCCGGGTCCGTTCGCTCATCGCTCTGCGCCGCGCGCGGGGGTAG
- a CDS encoding esterase/lipase family protein, which translates to MPTKQHIYLVPGFFGFTNLGELLYFGHVRDFLQAEFARRGIEANVVAILSHPTASIRQRTADLLKAIQETASEDEGPIHLIGHSTGGLDSRLFASPGASLREGLALELYAARVRSVVTVSTPHAGTPLASFFLGVFGQQLLRLLSLFTVYVLRFGRLPLRVVFRLGHVLARADDQLGWKATLLDQLFDQLLGDFSADRREAVSRFLGDVGNDTSLIPQLTPEGIDLFNAACSDRPRVRYGSVVTQARPPSLRTRLSAGLDPYAQLTHSVYAFFYGQTRNMPLNRIPLHTAEQTAALVQAFGAMPNPQSCDGIVPTRSQVYGKVIGAVRADHLDAIGHFDQPTHHPPHVDWLISGSGFRRPQFEKLWKDVADFLLDELSP; encoded by the coding sequence ATGCCCACGAAGCAGCACATCTACCTCGTTCCAGGGTTCTTCGGCTTCACCAACCTGGGGGAGCTGCTGTACTTCGGCCACGTTCGCGACTTCCTCCAGGCGGAGTTCGCCCGGCGCGGGATAGAGGCAAACGTGGTGGCGATCCTGTCCCACCCCACGGCCTCCATCCGGCAGCGGACGGCGGATCTGCTCAAGGCCATCCAGGAGACGGCCAGCGAGGACGAGGGGCCCATCCACCTCATTGGCCACTCCACCGGCGGGCTGGACTCCCGGCTCTTCGCCAGCCCGGGCGCGTCCCTGCGCGAGGGCCTGGCGTTGGAGCTGTACGCCGCCCGGGTGCGCTCGGTGGTGACGGTGTCCACCCCCCACGCGGGCACGCCCCTGGCCTCCTTCTTCCTGGGCGTCTTTGGCCAGCAGTTGCTGCGGCTCCTGTCACTCTTCACCGTCTACGTGCTGCGCTTTGGCCGGCTCCCGCTCCGGGTGGTCTTCCGGCTGGGACACGTGCTGGCGCGGGCGGATGATCAACTGGGGTGGAAGGCCACGCTGCTGGACCAGCTGTTTGATCAGCTCCTCGGCGACTTCTCCGCGGACCGCCGCGAGGCCGTCTCGCGGTTTCTGGGGGACGTGGGCAACGACACCTCGCTCATTCCCCAGCTCACCCCCGAGGGAATCGACCTGTTCAACGCGGCTTGCTCGGACAGGCCGCGCGTGCGCTATGGCTCGGTGGTGACGCAAGCCCGTCCGCCCTCCCTGCGCACCCGGCTGTCCGCGGGCCTGGACCCCTACGCGCAGCTCACCCACTCGGTGTACGCGTTCTTCTATGGCCAGACGCGGAACATGCCCCTGAACCGGATTCCGCTGCACACGGCGGAGCAGACCGCGGCGCTGGTGCAAGCCTTCGGGGCCATGCCCAACCCCCAGTCGTGCGATGGCATCGTCCCCACGCGCTCCCAGGTGTATGGGAAAGTGATTGGCGCGGTGCGCGCGGATCACCTGGACGCCATCGGCCACTTCGACCAACCCACCCACCACCCGCCGCACGTGGATTGGCTCATCTCCGGCTCCGGTTTCCGCAGGCCCCAGTTTGAAAAGCTGTGGAAAGACGTGGCGGACTTCCTGCTGGATGAGCTGTCGCCCTGA